A single region of the Salarchaeum japonicum genome encodes:
- a CDS encoding PRC-barrel domain-containing protein: MDETPQEITTLVGREVYSNNGVFVGEIEDLRLDLDAEVVNGLALGQLNGDLFTDHATGNKGVIIPYRWVRAVGDIVLVNDIVERMKGTDEESELAI; encoded by the coding sequence ATGGACGAGACTCCCCAGGAGATAACGACTCTCGTCGGCCGCGAGGTCTACTCGAACAACGGCGTGTTCGTCGGCGAAATCGAGGACCTCCGACTCGACCTCGACGCGGAGGTCGTGAACGGACTCGCGCTCGGACAACTGAACGGCGACCTCTTCACCGACCACGCGACCGGGAACAAGGGCGTCATCATCCCCTACCGGTGGGTGCGCGCCGTCGGCGACATCGTGCTCGTGAACGACATCGTCGAGCGCATGAAGGGCACCGACGAGGAGAGCGAACTCGCGATATAA
- the tpiA gene encoding triose-phosphate isomerase: protein MFVLVNLKAYPCDPVEIGAAAETVAAETGARIAVAPQAADLRAVAETGVETWAQHVSPVEHGSHTGSTLAERAAAAGAEGTLLNHSEKRLRLADIDDAVGAAERAGLDTVVCANNPAQVGAVAQLSPDAVAVEPPELIGTGTPVSQADPDVVRAAVDAASAVGDVPVYCGAGISTGDDVAAARDLGADGVLLASGVAKADDPEAALRDLVTDS, encoded by the coding sequence ATGTTCGTTCTCGTGAACCTGAAGGCCTACCCCTGCGACCCCGTGGAAATCGGGGCGGCCGCCGAGACCGTCGCCGCGGAGACCGGTGCGCGCATCGCGGTCGCGCCGCAGGCCGCAGACCTGCGAGCGGTCGCGGAGACGGGCGTGGAGACGTGGGCGCAACACGTCAGTCCCGTCGAGCACGGCAGTCACACCGGAAGCACGCTCGCCGAACGAGCGGCCGCCGCGGGCGCGGAGGGCACGCTCCTGAATCACAGCGAGAAGCGCCTCCGTCTCGCGGACATCGACGACGCCGTCGGCGCGGCGGAGCGCGCCGGCCTCGACACCGTCGTGTGCGCGAACAACCCCGCGCAGGTCGGCGCGGTCGCCCAGCTCTCGCCGGACGCGGTCGCCGTCGAACCCCCGGAACTCATCGGGACGGGAACCCCGGTGAGTCAGGCCGACCCGGACGTGGTGCGCGCGGCCGTGGACGCCGCGAGCGCCGTCGGGGACGTGCCCGTCTACTGCGGCGCGGGCATCTCCACCGGCGACGACGTGGCGGCCGCGCGCGACCTCGGCGCGGACGGCGTCCTCCTCGCGTCGGGCGTCGCGAAGGCCGACGACCCCGAGGCCGCGCTCCGCGACCTCGTCACCGACAGCTAG
- the dinB gene encoding DNA polymerase IV, whose translation MSERGGGDRLPGAPDPAERIVLHVDMDCFYASCERRREPELRGEPVVVGMGYEDGETTGAVATASYEARAYGVESAQAITSALDRLPRKAANPDDPDAGYYRPVDMEYYQSVADEVKEILHDLGDTVREVSIDEAYLDITERTEWSVAAGFGRHVKQRIAREVGVPASVGVAPNMSTAKIASDHDKPDGLTVVPPDDVKAFLAPLDVARLHGVGPVRARDLRAEGVETIGDLAETPKHEVSGWFGDRGRELHERANGRDARPVEPRGKPKSLSRESAFDGATEDFARVRERVDALAEAVAERATRKNALYRTIGIKVVTPPFDVNTRAKSLPGPVDEPDLVHDVTRELLAEFADAEVRKVGVRVSNLSFSDADQAKLGSWEGRSTPPQVRERDRETTAGDRESQASLGEFE comes from the coding sequence ATGAGCGAGCGTGGCGGCGGTGACCGCCTGCCGGGTGCGCCCGACCCCGCGGAGCGCATCGTCCTCCACGTGGACATGGACTGCTTTTACGCGAGCTGTGAGCGCCGCCGCGAGCCAGAACTCCGAGGGGAGCCGGTCGTGGTCGGAATGGGATACGAGGACGGCGAGACCACGGGCGCGGTCGCGACCGCGTCCTACGAGGCGCGGGCGTACGGAGTGGAGAGCGCGCAAGCCATCACGAGCGCGCTCGACCGGCTCCCGCGGAAGGCCGCGAACCCGGACGACCCGGACGCGGGCTACTACCGGCCGGTGGACATGGAGTACTACCAGTCGGTCGCGGACGAGGTGAAGGAGATCTTGCACGACCTCGGAGACACCGTGCGGGAGGTGTCCATCGACGAAGCCTACCTCGACATCACCGAGCGGACGGAGTGGTCGGTGGCGGCGGGGTTCGGCCGGCACGTGAAACAGCGCATCGCACGGGAGGTCGGCGTGCCGGCGTCCGTGGGCGTCGCGCCGAACATGAGCACGGCGAAGATAGCGAGCGACCACGACAAGCCCGACGGCCTCACCGTCGTCCCGCCGGACGACGTGAAAGCGTTCCTCGCGCCATTGGACGTGGCGCGGTTGCACGGCGTCGGGCCGGTGCGGGCGCGCGACCTGCGCGCCGAGGGCGTGGAGACCATCGGCGACCTCGCGGAGACGCCGAAACACGAGGTGTCGGGGTGGTTCGGCGACCGCGGGCGGGAGCTTCACGAGCGCGCGAACGGCCGGGACGCGCGGCCCGTGGAGCCGCGCGGGAAGCCGAAGAGCCTGAGCCGCGAATCGGCGTTCGACGGCGCGACGGAGGACTTCGCGCGGGTTCGAGAGCGCGTGGACGCGCTCGCGGAGGCGGTCGCGGAGCGCGCGACCCGGAAGAACGCGCTCTACCGAACCATCGGCATCAAGGTCGTGACGCCGCCGTTCGACGTGAACACGCGCGCGAAGAGCCTTCCCGGGCCGGTGGACGAACCCGACCTCGTGCACGACGTGACGCGCGAACTGCTCGCGGAGTTCGCGGACGCGGAAGTCCGGAAGGTCGGCGTCCGCGTCTCCAACCTCTCCTTCTCGGACGCCGACCAGGCGAAACTCGGGTCGTGGGAGGGCCGTTCGACGCCGCCGCAGGTGCGCGAGCGCGACCGCGAGACGACCGCGGGCGACCGGGAGAGCCAGGCGAGCCTGGGTGAGTTCGAGTGA
- a CDS encoding GTP cyclohydrolase III has product MTNTQITLVQLDNYGPWTVTPNPRREVDLQTLQSRLYADLSQLFGTRDGYVFFTRFDNMVAVTNGVDAEDHARIQESIRNRYPVTVSLSTATAPSPADALAHATARLQEEGSAQDEDRTEALLGAPLEDDERTDDDLQIAHFDVNDATGEYTDELDAFSTFIHIEQAYASLMRHMHEEHDSLSFFVGGDNIIAICPAMDAAAYRDAIDAVRDDTGVDLKVGVARGATAHDAGMGAKHALEVCREEGTVVEFE; this is encoded by the coding sequence GTGACGAACACGCAGATCACTCTCGTCCAACTCGACAACTACGGCCCGTGGACCGTCACCCCGAACCCCCGCCGCGAAGTAGACCTCCAAACCCTCCAATCGCGGCTGTACGCCGACCTCTCCCAGCTGTTCGGCACCCGGGACGGCTACGTCTTCTTCACGCGTTTCGACAACATGGTCGCCGTGACGAACGGCGTGGACGCAGAAGACCACGCGCGCATCCAGGAGTCCATCCGGAACCGCTACCCCGTCACCGTCAGCCTCTCCACCGCCACCGCACCGAGTCCCGCGGACGCGCTCGCCCACGCCACCGCCCGCCTCCAGGAGGAAGGGAGCGCGCAGGACGAAGACCGCACGGAAGCCCTGCTTGGCGCGCCCCTGGAGGACGACGAACGCACCGACGACGACCTCCAGATCGCGCACTTCGACGTGAACGACGCCACCGGCGAGTACACCGACGAACTCGACGCCTTCTCCACCTTCATCCACATCGAGCAAGCGTACGCCAGCCTCATGCGGCACATGCACGAAGAACACGACTCGCTCTCCTTCTTCGTCGGCGGCGACAACATCATCGCCATCTGTCCCGCGATGGACGCCGCCGCCTACCGCGACGCTATCGACGCCGTCCGCGACGACACCGGCGTCGACCTCAAGGTCGGCGTCGCCCGCGGCGCGACCGCCCACGACGCCGGCATGGGCGCGAAACACGCCCTCGAAGTCTGCCGTGAGGAAGGCACCGTCGTCGAGTTCGAATAG
- a CDS encoding sensor histidine kinase, producing MTGGSRVLSVLCLDPTGTLAAHLGRADATLAVTARERVADALDYLDAHAVDCVVVAGSDAAAAADRVRERAADVPVLAVRERDGAVTVEETYGPERSQSRFPTGEYARLADRIRTLVALARDRRSVRENRYRAAFEKAFDAIVIADDDGRYLEANESACDLFALPREELVGRRISAFLPDDVDFGEEWLAFGDEPEKRGTLPFVDANGDEHAVEYAAVRDIVPGEHLSVIRDVTDRERRDAELRDRQQRLEEFTSVVSHDIRSPLQVVAGRLDFARERHPDDPDLDSARTSLGRAFEIIENLLALARNGDDIADTEPVDLETVVERAWRNVATGDAVLTVESTATLHADPTRLQQLLENLLKNCVEHAGAGVAVTVGASADGFFVADDGPGVPAAVREGVRGSVPSTSHGGSGFGLRIVAAIADAHGWTFDIADRDGGARFEFRGVDAGNLRPDRHHHT from the coding sequence ATGACTGGTGGGTCGCGCGTTCTCTCCGTTCTCTGCCTCGACCCGACCGGCACGCTGGCGGCGCACCTCGGGCGTGCGGACGCCACGCTCGCCGTCACGGCCCGCGAGCGCGTCGCCGACGCCCTCGACTACCTCGACGCGCACGCCGTGGACTGCGTGGTCGTCGCCGGGTCGGACGCCGCGGCCGCCGCCGACCGCGTCCGCGAACGCGCCGCCGACGTTCCGGTGCTCGCCGTCCGCGAACGCGACGGCGCGGTCACCGTCGAGGAAACATACGGCCCCGAGCGCTCGCAGTCCCGCTTCCCCACGGGCGAGTACGCCCGCCTCGCAGACCGCATCCGGACGCTCGTCGCGCTCGCCCGCGACCGCCGGAGCGTTCGAGAGAACCGCTACCGGGCGGCGTTCGAGAAGGCGTTCGACGCCATCGTCATCGCGGACGACGACGGCCGCTACCTCGAAGCGAACGAGAGCGCGTGCGACCTGTTCGCGCTCCCCCGCGAGGAACTCGTCGGCCGCCGCATCTCGGCGTTCCTCCCCGACGACGTGGACTTCGGCGAGGAGTGGCTGGCGTTCGGCGACGAACCCGAGAAGCGCGGCACCCTCCCGTTCGTGGACGCGAACGGCGACGAGCACGCCGTCGAGTACGCCGCCGTCCGCGACATCGTCCCCGGCGAACACCTCTCCGTCATCCGGGACGTGACCGACCGCGAGCGCCGGGACGCCGAACTCCGCGACCGCCAGCAACGCCTCGAAGAGTTCACGAGCGTCGTCAGCCACGACATCCGAAGCCCCCTCCAGGTCGTCGCCGGCCGCCTCGACTTCGCGCGCGAACGCCACCCCGACGACCCCGACCTCGACTCCGCGCGCACCTCCCTCGGCCGCGCGTTCGAGATAATCGAGAACCTCCTCGCGCTCGCCCGTAACGGCGACGACATCGCCGACACCGAACCCGTCGATCTCGAAACCGTCGTCGAGCGCGCGTGGCGGAACGTCGCCACCGGCGACGCCGTCCTCACCGTCGAATCCACCGCCACCCTCCACGCCGACCCCACCCGCCTCCAGCAACTCCTCGAAAACCTCCTCAAGAACTGCGTGGAGCACGCGGGCGCGGGCGTCGCGGTGACGGTCGGCGCGTCCGCCGACGGGTTCTTCGTGGCGGACGACGGGCCGGGCGTGCCGGCGGCGGTGCGCGAGGGCGTCCGCGGGTCGGTGCCGTCCACATCGCACGGTGGTTCCGGATTCGGGCTGCGCATCGTCGCGGCTATCGCGGACGCGCACGGCTGGACGTTCGACATCGCCGACAGGGACGGCGGCGCGCGCTTCGAGTTCCGCGGCGTGGACGCCGGCAACCTTCGACCCGACCGCCACCACCATACGTGA
- a CDS encoding MaoC family dehydratase, with amino-acid sequence MTESFAVGDTFERVTEDVSREDFVRYAGASGDFNPIHYDDPHARDAGYPSVFGQGMFTAGVASALVRETFGLAGLREYDTRFVAQVWPGDTLTTTLEITAVEDAADGTRVEADLVVTNDDGERVVDGGAVAVVE; translated from the coding sequence ATGACGGAGTCGTTCGCGGTCGGCGACACGTTCGAGCGCGTCACCGAGGACGTGTCCCGCGAGGACTTCGTGCGGTACGCGGGCGCGAGCGGCGACTTCAACCCGATTCACTACGACGACCCGCACGCCCGGGACGCGGGCTACCCGTCCGTGTTCGGACAGGGCATGTTCACCGCGGGCGTCGCGTCCGCCCTCGTCCGGGAGACGTTCGGCCTCGCGGGCCTCCGCGAGTACGACACGCGGTTCGTCGCACAAGTGTGGCCGGGAGACACGCTCACGACGACCCTCGAAATCACCGCCGTCGAGGACGCCGCGGACGGCACGCGCGTCGAGGCCGACCTCGTCGTCACGAACGACGACGGCGAGCGCGTGGTGGACGGCGGCGCGGTCGCAGTCGTCGAGTAG
- a CDS encoding FAS1-like dehydratase domain-containing protein codes for MPSLPLADLEAQVGDTHRTVEDFHVERGKVAEFARAIDDPDDVYLDEQAAREAGYDAIPAPPTFARTSFFPRYRPDGIDHDLGFELGFDRARVVHGQQRYEYERPLYVGDTLTGDTTLTEVYQRDGRGGGTMTFAVLRTDFTDESGSHVLSDYNTRIETGRAIRGEGE; via the coding sequence GTGCCATCCCTACCGCTCGCCGACCTCGAAGCCCAGGTCGGCGACACGCATCGAACCGTCGAGGACTTCCACGTCGAGCGCGGGAAGGTCGCCGAGTTCGCGCGCGCCATCGACGACCCCGACGACGTGTACCTGGACGAACAGGCCGCCCGAGAGGCGGGCTACGACGCGATTCCAGCGCCGCCGACGTTCGCCCGCACCTCCTTCTTCCCCCGGTACCGCCCGGACGGCATCGACCACGACCTCGGGTTCGAGCTGGGGTTCGACCGCGCGCGGGTCGTGCACGGCCAGCAGCGCTACGAGTACGAGCGCCCGCTCTACGTCGGGGACACGCTCACCGGCGACACCACGCTCACGGAGGTCTACCAGCGCGACGGTCGGGGCGGCGGCACGATGACGTTCGCCGTCCTCCGCACGGACTTCACTGACGAGTCCGGAAGTCACGTGCTCTCCGACTACAACACCCGCATCGAGACCGGGCGCGCCATCCGGGGTGAGGGAGAATGA
- a CDS encoding aldehyde dehydrogenase family protein, whose amino-acid sequence MSEYTIDADWSDLFIDGEWVESESGDTIAVEDPSTRETVAEVPAAVEADVDAAYDAAEAAQEAWADAPPARREQVVQDFLDALHAHEDEIIDLLEYEAGGSTIMGETSIQIASDHAAEAATLPRRTKGEHADSNIPGKENIVRREPKGTVTVISPWNFPLNLSMRAVAPAIASGNTVVLKPATNTPITGGLLFAKLFEEAGLPDGVLNVVVGEGSEIGDRVAGHPVSDVVAFTGSTSVGRRVAATAAENLAVPAMELGGNNAHIVTADADLDRALDGGTFGTFVHQGQVCISINRHIVHEDVYDEYVERLTERAEDLPVGSAHTAETVVGPIIDESQRDEMLGYVNESVSEGATLETGGETADIDGVEDSLVVKPTVLSDVTNDMPVAANEHFGPIAPVIPFSDIDEAVELANDTEYGLSGSVHAGDLQTGKEIAERIETGNVHVNDQSINDEAHVPFSGIGASGIGTYNSDAFLDEITEPKWISLQREARDYPF is encoded by the coding sequence ATGTCCGAGTACACCATCGACGCCGACTGGAGCGACCTCTTCATCGACGGGGAGTGGGTGGAGAGCGAGAGCGGCGACACCATCGCGGTCGAAGACCCCTCGACGCGCGAGACGGTCGCCGAGGTGCCCGCGGCGGTCGAGGCGGACGTTGACGCCGCCTACGACGCCGCCGAAGCCGCGCAGGAGGCGTGGGCGGACGCGCCGCCCGCGCGACGCGAGCAGGTCGTGCAGGACTTCCTCGACGCCCTGCACGCGCACGAGGACGAAATCATCGACCTCCTGGAGTACGAGGCCGGCGGCTCGACCATCATGGGCGAGACCTCGATACAGATCGCGTCCGACCACGCCGCGGAGGCGGCGACGCTCCCGCGGCGGACGAAGGGCGAGCACGCGGACTCCAACATCCCTGGCAAGGAGAACATCGTGCGCCGGGAGCCGAAGGGGACGGTGACGGTCATCAGTCCGTGGAACTTCCCGCTGAACCTCTCGATGCGCGCCGTCGCGCCCGCCATCGCGTCCGGGAACACGGTCGTCCTGAAGCCCGCGACGAACACGCCCATCACGGGCGGCCTCCTGTTCGCGAAACTGTTCGAGGAGGCGGGGCTGCCGGACGGCGTGCTGAACGTCGTCGTCGGCGAGGGCTCCGAAATCGGCGACCGGGTCGCCGGCCACCCCGTCAGCGACGTGGTCGCGTTCACGGGGTCGACCTCTGTGGGGCGGCGGGTCGCCGCGACCGCCGCGGAGAACCTCGCCGTCCCCGCGATGGAACTCGGCGGGAACAACGCGCACATCGTCACCGCGGACGCCGACCTCGACCGCGCGCTCGACGGCGGGACGTTCGGGACGTTCGTCCACCAGGGCCAGGTCTGCATCTCCATCAACCGCCACATCGTCCACGAGGACGTGTACGACGAGTACGTCGAACGCCTCACCGAGCGCGCCGAAGACCTCCCGGTCGGGAGCGCGCATACTGCTGAGACCGTCGTCGGCCCCATCATCGACGAGAGCCAGCGCGACGAGATGCTCGGGTACGTGAACGAGTCCGTCAGCGAGGGCGCGACCCTCGAAACCGGCGGCGAAACCGCCGACATCGACGGCGTCGAGGACTCGCTGGTCGTGAAGCCGACCGTGCTCTCCGACGTGACGAACGACATGCCCGTCGCGGCGAACGAGCACTTCGGCCCCATCGCGCCCGTCATCCCCTTCAGCGACATCGACGAGGCCGTCGAACTCGCGAACGACACCGAGTACGGCCTCTCCGGGAGCGTGCACGCCGGCGACCTCCAGACCGGGAAGGAGATCGCCGAGCGCATCGAGACCGGGAACGTCCACGTGAACGACCAGTCCATCAACGACGAGGCGCACGTGCCCTTCAGCGGCATCGGCGCGTCCGGCATCGGGACGTACAACAGCGACGCGTTCCTCGACGAAATCACGGAGCCGAAGTGGATCAGCCTCCAGCGCGAGGCCCGCGACTACCCCTTCTAA